Proteins from a genomic interval of Candidatus Poribacteria bacterium:
- the nuoE gene encoding NADH-quinone oxidoreductase subunit NuoE: MAQSIANVNEEIDLAPLDRAIDEAKSEGLGLIPILQRAQKEYGYLPRPVLKRVAERLSLPYNRVYGVATFYSQFHLMPRGRHLIQVCDGTACHVRGAPRIMRMIREKMGVNPGETTEDLKLTFEVVYCLGSCGLSPVAMIDGNVVGRLTPERMAQILDTLD, encoded by the coding sequence ATGGCGCAGAGCATAGCTAACGTGAACGAAGAGATCGACCTTGCGCCGTTGGATAGGGCGATAGATGAGGCGAAAAGCGAGGGTTTGGGATTGATCCCTATCCTCCAGAGGGCGCAGAAGGAGTATGGATATCTGCCGCGACCTGTCCTGAAGAGGGTCGCTGAGAGGCTTTCGCTTCCATATAACAGGGTCTACGGCGTTGCCACCTTCTATTCACAGTTTCATCTCATGCCGAGAGGAAGACACCTGATCCAGGTCTGCGACGGGACGGCCTGTCATGTCAGAGGAGCTCCTCGGATAATGCGCATGATTAGGGAGAAGATGGGCGTGAATCCGGGTGAAACCACTGAGGATCTGAAGCTCACCTTTGAGGTTGTCTACTGTCTCGGCTCATGTGGCCTTTCGCCCGTGGCCATGATAGACGGAAACGTGGTCGGCAGACTCACGCCTGAAAGGATGGCCCAGATACTGGATACGTTGGATTAG